In the Streptomyces formicae genome, one interval contains:
- a CDS encoding LLM class flavin-dependent oxidoreductase, whose protein sequence is MSSLHLAAAIDHPGVYEAAPYAELALLAEGGALDFVTLGDSFARPGLDALAVAARLAPGTGRIGLVPTVTTTHTEPFHVQAAVATLDWVSHGRAGWVVEVSETEAQARLFGRRRAEAPEQLWQEAGEFADVAARLWDSWEDDAEIRDVPTGRFIDRDKLHYVDFEGRAFSVRGPSIVPRPPQGHPVTVVDATDPWAREAAARHADVALVRSPSLTRADAARAELRGLATRFGRDPDTLRVFASLVVDLGGGEYAAEPGHGGGPLPTAEGPAYRGGPVDLAELIADWHRAGAVDGFHLTPVEPRRDLERLVNGTVALLQHRGLFRTFYPGSTLREHLGLARPANRYAALAGEPS, encoded by the coding sequence ATGTCCAGCCTTCATCTTGCCGCCGCCATCGACCATCCCGGGGTCTATGAAGCCGCTCCCTACGCCGAGTTGGCGCTGCTCGCCGAGGGCGGGGCGCTCGACTTCGTGACGCTCGGGGACTCCTTCGCGCGGCCCGGGCTCGACGCGCTCGCCGTGGCCGCACGGCTCGCGCCCGGCACCGGGCGGATCGGGCTCGTGCCGACCGTCACGACCACGCACACCGAACCGTTCCACGTGCAGGCCGCCGTCGCCACGCTGGACTGGGTCAGTCACGGACGGGCCGGTTGGGTGGTCGAGGTGTCGGAGACCGAGGCGCAGGCCCGACTCTTCGGGCGGCGGCGGGCCGAGGCGCCCGAGCAACTGTGGCAGGAGGCGGGCGAGTTCGCCGACGTGGCGGCGCGCCTGTGGGACAGCTGGGAGGACGACGCGGAGATACGGGACGTGCCGACCGGCCGTTTCATCGACCGCGACAAGCTGCACTACGTGGACTTCGAGGGCCGCGCCTTCTCGGTTCGGGGCCCGTCCATCGTGCCGAGGCCGCCGCAGGGCCACCCGGTGACCGTCGTCGACGCCACCGATCCGTGGGCCCGCGAGGCCGCGGCCCGCCATGCCGACGTCGCCCTGGTGCGGTCCCCCTCCCTCACCCGGGCGGACGCCGCGCGGGCCGAACTGCGCGGCCTCGCCACCCGGTTCGGGCGCGACCCGGACACGCTGCGGGTGTTCGCTTCGCTCGTCGTCGACCTCGGCGGCGGCGAGTACGCCGCGGAGCCGGGCCACGGGGGCGGGCCGCTGCCCACCGCCGAGGGTCCCGCCTACCGGGGCGGGCCCGTCGACCTCGCCGAGCTGATCGCCGACTGGCACCGGGCGGGCGCCGTCGACGGGTTCCACCTCACGCCCGTCGAGCCGCGCCGTGACCTGGAGCGGCTCGTCAACGGCACCGTCGCGCTGCTCCAGCACCGCGGTCTGTTCCGCACCTTCTACCCGGGCAGCACGCTCCGGGAGCACCTGGGCCTCGCCCGGCCCGCCAACCGTTACGCCGCGCTCGCGGGGGAGCCCTCATGA